The proteins below come from a single Pseudomonas chlororaphis genomic window:
- a CDS encoding glycosyl transferase family 2 yields MKSAPLVSIAIPAFNPRFFTLALQSALDQTYENLEIVICDDCRTDEVEQIVQTLGAGSNVPVRYLRNPQRLGFQQNLLRCLEESRGEFIKFLCDDDQLLPLCVSQQAAMLQEHAQVSLVVSKHHLIDADNYALPIRLENTGITQFDALFNGTDMLAYFEKTTRNILGGFSGALMRRTDAEALLPALARAGEGFEAVLDFALFICLLRRGNLVQLYAEGSGQRLHPDRLGRQPKMLDAATVELTWLKEMLAQRSGEPAPASGWVRYQTLGQPKEPGAPEWEEVNVYSIIATRQGVIGSQVGTDIESYADLYVQWLECRRFSPLRKQVLSRQIARWAYRPRIVPVIIDAQDDAYALGITLQSIAAQAYACESVLVLSNGRQSLDNHVLRLGLQADWAQQLNGLLPQLDGADWFYLLQAGDRLTESALLIMADRIVGSPGAVCLYSDEGALVDEKSAEPIFKPDFNVDLMRGYPYVGRTLAFERERFLASGGFDPSLGELAPHDLVWRLVETDGPQVIGHIPEVQVESMFSFAQWLSLPEVIEQNARLVGAHLQRIGVPHRLHPGPLLALIPRIEYLFDERPLVSIVISVKDDLGALERCVNSLISTTTYPHYEIIIVDNASENAELQHWLRAMAELGSDTLRIFTHPGSDNEAVIRNFAVQQARGEYLLLLNPNCIVLEAAWLDELLNHGQRPEVGIVGPRTLNQQGRVIDSGMIMGLGGLAGRAFVNESVTSGGYMQRLQTVQNWSAVGDHCLLVRKQVLEETGGFDESITTQRINALELCQQVGKNGYLIVTTPYSDVVLASGVEASRDASWKQRLELEQEAFYQRWLPRIANDPAYNRNLTLTGKSFSLEPGPRTGWNPLITRNVPSILGMAVNTSAVGHYRVSQPLFELEAAGRIVGRVAYDTPSIIDIERQSPDVIVLQGRYNVGKFKDIAQVKNYSKAMRIYELDDYIANVPEKNEHRRNMPDNLEDLLRRGIAQCDRVVVSTHPLADVLSSMHHDIRVVPNMLAAGLWHQLRSLRATSSKPRIGWGGGTSHRGDLELIADVVRELADEVEWVFFGMCPDLLKPYIHEFHPGVSLAAYPAKLASLNLDLALAPLEFHVFNDCKSNLRLLEYGACGYPVICSDTEAYRGHLPCTRILTNSSEEWLEAIRMHLADPIASYRMGDELREVVLRDFILRGDNLQYWANGWLPD; encoded by the coding sequence GTGAAATCAGCTCCTCTTGTCAGTATTGCCATCCCCGCGTTCAACCCACGCTTTTTCACTCTCGCTTTGCAAAGTGCGCTCGACCAGACCTACGAGAACCTGGAGATTGTCATCTGCGACGACTGTCGCACCGATGAAGTCGAGCAGATTGTCCAGACCCTGGGCGCGGGTTCCAACGTCCCCGTGCGCTACCTGCGTAACCCGCAGCGGCTGGGATTCCAGCAGAACCTGTTGCGCTGCCTTGAAGAGTCCCGGGGCGAATTCATCAAGTTCCTGTGCGATGACGACCAGTTGTTGCCGCTCTGCGTCAGCCAGCAGGCGGCGATGCTGCAGGAGCATGCGCAAGTGTCGTTGGTGGTCAGCAAGCATCACCTGATCGATGCCGACAATTACGCCTTGCCGATCCGCTTGGAAAACACCGGCATCACCCAGTTCGATGCGCTGTTCAACGGCACTGACATGCTGGCGTATTTTGAAAAAACCACCCGCAATATTCTCGGCGGCTTCAGTGGTGCGTTAATGCGCCGCACCGATGCCGAGGCCTTGCTGCCCGCGTTGGCGCGGGCCGGTGAAGGTTTCGAGGCTGTCCTCGATTTCGCCCTGTTCATCTGCCTGTTGCGCCGCGGCAACCTGGTCCAGCTTTATGCCGAGGGCAGCGGCCAGCGGTTGCATCCGGATCGCCTGGGGCGTCAGCCCAAGATGCTCGATGCGGCCACGGTGGAACTGACATGGCTCAAGGAAATGCTCGCCCAGCGCAGTGGCGAGCCGGCGCCCGCCAGTGGCTGGGTGCGTTACCAGACGCTGGGGCAGCCCAAGGAGCCGGGGGCACCGGAGTGGGAGGAGGTCAACGTCTACTCGATCATTGCGACCCGGCAGGGCGTTATCGGTTCGCAAGTCGGTACGGACATCGAAAGCTACGCAGACCTCTACGTGCAGTGGCTGGAGTGCCGGCGTTTCAGCCCATTGCGCAAGCAAGTCCTGTCTCGACAGATCGCCCGCTGGGCCTATCGTCCGAGGATAGTCCCCGTCATCATCGACGCGCAGGACGATGCCTATGCGCTGGGGATTACCCTGCAGAGTATTGCTGCCCAGGCCTATGCCTGCGAATCGGTGCTGGTGTTGTCCAATGGTCGCCAGTCACTGGACAACCATGTCCTGCGCCTTGGGCTGCAAGCAGATTGGGCGCAGCAGCTCAATGGCTTGCTGCCCCAGCTGGACGGTGCCGACTGGTTCTACCTGCTGCAGGCCGGCGATCGCCTGACCGAATCGGCGCTGTTGATAATGGCCGACCGGATTGTCGGTTCGCCGGGTGCGGTCTGTCTCTACAGCGATGAAGGCGCGCTGGTGGATGAAAAATCGGCCGAGCCGATCTTCAAGCCCGACTTCAACGTCGACCTCATGCGCGGCTATCCCTATGTCGGTCGGACACTGGCGTTCGAGCGCGAGCGATTCCTGGCCTCGGGTGGGTTCGATCCGAGCCTGGGCGAGTTGGCCCCCCATGACCTGGTCTGGCGACTGGTGGAAACGGACGGGCCGCAAGTCATTGGGCATATTCCCGAGGTCCAGGTCGAGTCGATGTTCTCGTTCGCCCAATGGCTCTCGCTGCCCGAGGTCATCGAGCAGAACGCCCGGCTGGTCGGCGCTCACCTGCAGCGCATCGGCGTACCGCACCGGCTGCATCCGGGGCCGCTCCTGGCGTTGATCCCGCGCATCGAATATCTGTTCGACGAGCGGCCGCTGGTGTCGATCGTCATCAGCGTCAAGGATGACCTGGGCGCGCTGGAACGCTGCGTCAACAGCCTGATCAGCACGACCACGTATCCGCACTACGAAATCATCATCGTCGATAACGCCAGCGAGAACGCCGAGCTGCAACATTGGTTGCGGGCAATGGCCGAATTGGGCAGCGACACCCTGCGAATATTCACCCACCCGGGAAGCGACAACGAAGCCGTGATCCGCAACTTCGCCGTGCAGCAGGCCCGCGGTGAATACCTGTTGTTGCTCAACCCCAATTGCATCGTGCTGGAAGCCGCCTGGCTGGACGAGCTGCTCAATCATGGGCAGCGTCCCGAGGTTGGCATCGTCGGGCCCCGCACACTCAACCAGCAAGGGCGGGTCATCGATTCCGGCATGATCATGGGGCTCGGTGGCCTGGCGGGCAGGGCCTTTGTCAACGAGTCGGTCACGTCAGGCGGCTATATGCAACGCTTGCAGACCGTGCAGAACTGGAGCGCTGTCGGCGATCACTGCCTGTTGGTGCGCAAGCAGGTGCTGGAGGAGACCGGTGGGTTCGATGAGTCGATCACGACGCAGCGCATCAATGCCCTGGAACTGTGCCAGCAGGTCGGGAAAAACGGTTACCTGATCGTTACCACCCCTTACAGTGACGTGGTGCTGGCGTCTGGCGTGGAAGCCAGTCGCGATGCCTCCTGGAAGCAGCGGTTGGAGCTCGAACAGGAGGCGTTCTATCAGCGCTGGTTGCCCAGGATCGCCAATGATCCTGCCTACAACCGTAACCTGACCCTGACCGGGAAAAGCTTCAGCCTCGAACCCGGACCCCGCACCGGCTGGAATCCCTTGATTACCCGCAACGTGCCTTCGATCCTGGGGATGGCGGTCAATACCTCGGCGGTGGGGCACTACCGTGTCAGCCAGCCGTTGTTCGAACTGGAAGCGGCAGGGCGGATCGTGGGACGTGTTGCCTACGATACGCCTTCGATCATCGATATCGAGCGTCAGTCACCCGATGTGATCGTGCTTCAAGGTCGCTATAACGTGGGCAAGTTCAAGGACATCGCCCAGGTCAAGAATTACTCCAAGGCCATGCGCATCTACGAATTGGATGACTACATCGCCAACGTCCCGGAAAAAAACGAACACCGTCGCAATATGCCGGACAACCTCGAAGACTTGCTACGCCGGGGGATCGCCCAGTGTGATCGGGTGGTGGTTTCCACCCATCCGCTGGCGGACGTCTTGTCCAGCATGCACCACGATATCCGCGTGGTGCCGAACATGTTGGCGGCCGGCCTGTGGCACCAGCTCAGAAGCCTGCGTGCCACCTCCAGCAAGCCGCGTATCGGTTGGGGCGGCGGCACCAGCCACCGTGGCGACCTGGAGCTCATTGCAGATGTCGTGCGTGAACTGGCTGACGAAGTCGAATGGGTTTTCTTCGGCATGTGCCCGGATCTGCTCAAGCCCTATATCCATGAGTTCCATCCTGGCGTGAGCCTGGCGGCGTATCCGGCAAAGCTTGCCAGCCTGAACCTTGACCTGGCCCTGGCGCCGCTTGAGTTTCATGTTTTCAATGACTGCAAGAGCAACCTTCGCCTGCTGGAGTACGGTGCGTGTGGCTATCCGGTCATTTGCTCGGATACCGAAGCTTACCGGGGGCATTTGCCTTGTACGCGGATTCT
- the flgL gene encoding flagellar hook protein FlgL (With FlgK acts as a hook filament junction protein to join the flagellar filament to the hook), producing the protein MRISTSQFYESTAANYQKNFANVVKTSEEASSLVRVNTAADDPVGASRLLQLGNQASMLSQYEANVTTIKATLGTTEAVMTSIGNVLQRAKELAVSAGNAAYTDSDRKAVASELGSIEEQLLSLMNTKDENGKYIFAGSKGDVVPFTRNDDGTYSYNGDQVTLDLPIGDTMSMATNSTGWEAFQQAVNTSRSQVTMTAPAVDDGRVVLTNGQVSSAVTYNSQFRSGEPYTVEFASGTQLKITDSSGNDVTAEASKGGVINPNTQAGQTVSFRGVDLTLNVNLHTGDAAGTVLPGHTFTLAAKPDSFTPARSPGNTTTTQITGSTITDPVAYHASFPSGSAVMKFTSATDFDLYAAPLTADSKPVSSGTLAGNVATASGVSFTLNGAPAADDQFSIAVNTHETQNILDTVNQLRSALETPVDGNNIAGQKLNAALASAMGNLASGTDQLTSALSSVGGRGQSLDTQSDTNQSFVLANSQTQSAIRDSDPAEVMTRLTLQQTMLQASQLAFSKIAQLGLFNKI; encoded by the coding sequence ATGCGCATTTCTACCTCTCAGTTTTACGAAAGCACGGCTGCGAACTACCAGAAGAACTTCGCCAATGTGGTCAAGACCAGCGAAGAGGCCAGCAGCCTGGTACGGGTGAACACGGCCGCCGATGATCCGGTGGGCGCTTCGCGTCTGCTGCAACTGGGCAACCAGGCGTCGATGCTTTCGCAATACGAAGCGAACGTCACCACGATCAAGGCGACCCTGGGCACCACCGAAGCGGTCATGACCAGCATCGGCAACGTGCTGCAACGCGCCAAGGAATTGGCCGTCAGCGCCGGCAACGCCGCCTACACCGACTCCGACCGCAAGGCGGTGGCCTCGGAATTGGGGTCGATCGAAGAGCAACTGCTGAGCCTGATGAACACCAAGGACGAGAACGGCAAGTACATCTTTGCCGGCTCCAAGGGCGATGTCGTGCCGTTCACCCGCAACGACGACGGCACCTACAGCTACAACGGCGACCAGGTCACCTTGGACCTGCCGATCGGCGACACCATGTCCATGGCCACCAACAGCACCGGCTGGGAAGCATTCCAGCAAGCCGTCAACACCAGCCGTAGCCAGGTCACCATGACTGCGCCAGCGGTGGATGATGGTCGCGTGGTGTTGACCAACGGCCAGGTCTCGTCCGCAGTGACTTACAACAGCCAGTTCCGCAGCGGTGAACCGTACACCGTGGAGTTCGCCAGCGGCACTCAGTTGAAAATCACCGATTCGAGCGGCAACGACGTGACGGCCGAAGCCAGCAAGGGCGGCGTCATCAACCCCAACACCCAGGCCGGGCAGACCGTGAGCTTTCGCGGTGTCGACCTGACCTTGAACGTCAACCTTCATACGGGCGACGCGGCCGGCACGGTGCTGCCTGGTCATACCTTCACCCTGGCGGCCAAGCCCGACAGCTTCACGCCGGCCCGCAGCCCGGGCAACACCACGACGACCCAGATCACCGGCAGCACCATCACCGACCCGGTGGCCTACCACGCCAGTTTCCCGTCGGGGTCGGCCGTGATGAAATTCACCAGTGCCACGGATTTCGACCTGTACGCCGCGCCACTGACCGCCGACAGCAAGCCGGTATCCAGCGGCACCCTGGCAGGCAACGTCGCGACCGCCTCCGGCGTGAGCTTCACGCTCAACGGTGCCCCGGCCGCCGACGATCAGTTCAGCATCGCGGTCAACACCCACGAGACCCAGAACATCCTGGACACCGTGAACCAGTTGCGCTCGGCATTGGAAACGCCCGTCGATGGCAACAACATCGCCGGCCAGAAACTGAACGCGGCGCTGGCTTCGGCCATGGGTAACCTGGCCAGCGGCACTGACCAGCTGACCAGCGCGTTGAGTTCGGTCGGTGGTCGTGGCCAGTCCCTCGACACCCAGAGCGACACCAACCAGAGTTTTGTGTTGGCCAACTCCCAGACCCAGTCGGCGATTCGTGATTCCGACCCGGCCGAAGTGATGACGCGCCTGACCTTGCAGCAGACTATGCTGCAGGCATCGCAGTTGGCGTTCAGCAAGATCGCTCAATTGGGTCTGTTCAACAAAATCTGA